In Hippoglossus stenolepis isolate QCI-W04-F060 chromosome 5, HSTE1.2, whole genome shotgun sequence, one genomic interval encodes:
- the LOC118109427 gene encoding dopamine D2-like receptor produces the protein MRAKPAPARDFGNNTIWEEYIDITFVVANSLVLLMTSVVGIAANIFVILAVYHQRSLQTSNNALVVNLAIIDILRCVMDCPFLLTIIVAVHQYGHVDEMLCDAQVASFSFCCCIQLLTLACISAERYQAIAQPFKIRQRGKRIKVLIPLTWTLSILVSVFCFIFIKDSPVHVRCKGLQREMLASYDTFGLYMLFPLWAACFGLIIGFYAGIFAIVRSHNRKVFDKGTFPLPKKEKTEDKQKTEETTIVENGKSEQKQTSPPAAQVEPVTTAEVCSSKKDSSTAPLTPIKPAQCVSGSEKELKNTVEITDLETEQPRPPAKQVAVRLQTEEKPFKTEQSNPCATRVEAKPSNTSATGSVKSSTAEPQKVSSKFNTEDQTKEKVNTDKAPTEMTGTSPRVPCSEDPESVAVLQIKPKQGEDRSGELTPAVTVDQVSSLPPVSGNAPETEAPKDNLEVEGAVCMMPSKASKERANKKKESKMAKRAGYIIITFLLFWLPLITTILVNFVVHKNKNTPKNIMQDVEILSVSLSCVTSLTDPIIYAAVNPQFRTEFDRIRNKVKSALTFEWHQNK, from the exons ATGAGAGCTAAACCTGCGCCTGCACGGGACTTTGGGAACAACACCATTTGGGAGGAATACATTGACATCACCTTTGTGGTGGCAAACAGCTTGGTGCTGCTGATGACCTCTGTTGTTGGAATTGCTGCGAACATTTTTGTGATCCTGGCAGTTTATCACCAAAGGTCACTGCAAACTTCGAACAATGCGCTGGTGGTGAATCTGGCGATCATAGACATCCTGCGGTGTGTAATGGACTGCCCCTTTCTCTTGACCATCATTGTGGCTGTGCATCAGTACGGACATGTGGACGAGATGCTCTGTGATGCTCAAGTggcctctttctctttctgctgctgtatcCAGCTGTTGACACTGGCATGCATCAGTGCAGAAAGGTACCAGGCCATTGCACAACCATTCAAAATACGCCAACGAGGAAAACGGATCAAAGTGCTGATTCCTCTCACGTGGACCTTATCGATTCTggtgtctgttttttgtttcatatttataaaGGACTCACCCGTGCACGTAAGGTGCAAAGGATTACAGAGAGAAATGTTAGCCTCCTATGACACCTTTGGACTTTACATGCTGTTCCCACTGTGGGCCGCCTGCTTCGGGCTTATCATTGGATTCTATGCCGGCATATTTGCCATTGTGAGGTCACACAATCGCAAAGTATTCGACAAAGGTACTTTTCCACTCcctaagaaagaaaaaacagaggataaacaaaagacagaagaaacCACGATtgtggaaaatggaaaatctgAGCAAAAGCAGACCTCTCCACCTGCTGCCCAGGTCGAGCCGGTGACTACAGCTGAGGTGTGTTCATCAAAGAAAGATTCTTCAACTGCTCCACTGACCCCAATAAAACCTGCACAATGTGTGTCTGGTTCAGAGAAAGAATTGAAGAACACTGTGGAGATAACAGACTTGGAAACAGAACAGCCGCGCCCTCCTGCAAAGCAGGTTGCAGTGCGACTGCAGACTGAAGAGAAACCATTTAAAACAGAGCAGTCCAACCCCTGTGCCACGAGAGTGGAAGCAAAACCATCAAATACAAGTGCCACTGGCAGTGTTAAGAGCTCAACTGCAGAGCCACAGAAGGTGTCAAGCAAATTTAACACAGAAGACCAAACCAAAGAGAAAGTGAATACTGACAAGGCACCCACTGAAATGACAGGAACCAGCCCCCGTGTTCCCTGCTCAGAAGATCCTGAATCTGTTGCTGTTTTACAGATTAAACCGAAACAGGGCGAGGACAGAAGTGGAGAACTAACCCCGGCTGTCACAGTAGATCAAGTGTCGTCATTACCTCCAGTCTCAGGTAACGCTCCAGAAACAGAGGCTCCCAAAGACAACTTGGAGGTAGAAGGTGCCGTTTGCATGATGCCTTCAAAAGCAAGTAAAGAGAGAGCGAACAAAAAGAAGGAAAGCAAAATGGCGAAGCGTGCTGGTTACATAATTATAACCTTCCTCTTGTTCTGGCTGCCGCTGATCACAACTATCCTGGTGAATTTTGTCGTTCACAAAAACAAGAATACACCG AAAAACATCATGCAGGATGTGGAGATCCTGTCAGTGTCTCTTTCCTGTGTAACGTCACTGACCGACCCCATAATATACGCCGCAGTGAACCCACAGTTTCGCACCGAATTTGACAGAATAAGAAATAAGGTTAAATCCGCGCTCACCTTTGAGTGGCACCAGAACAAATGA
- the LOC118109671 gene encoding parapinopsin, which translates to MDSNSTAWSSSSHPPYNHAEMATVAPTIFPRVGFSILSFLMFINTVLTVFNNGLVITVMLRNPSLLHPMNVFILSLAVSDLMIGLCGSLVVTITNYKGHFFIGHTACVFQGFAVNYFGLVSLCTLTLLAYERYIVVCKPRAGFKLSMRRSVNGLVCVWVYCLFWAVAPLFGWSSYGPEGVQTSCSLAWEERSWSNYSYLILYTLLCFIFPVTVIIYCYSKVLKSMDKLNRSVELQGGRSRHLENDHAINMILAMIVSFFVCWLPYTALSVVVVVDPELYIPPLLATMPMYFAKTSPVYNPIIYFLSNKQFRDSTLEVLSCGRYIPHGPTSVSINMHTLNRRSHVIPLNRNISMQCRVLPL; encoded by the exons ATGGACAGCAACAGCACCGCGTGGAGCTCTAGCTCTCATCCTCCGTACAACCACGCCGAGATGGCGACGGTGGCTCCCACCATCTTCCCTCGGGTTGGTTTCAGCATACTTTCCTTCCTCATGTTCATCAATACAGTGTTGACAGTTTTCAACAACGGCCTCGTCATCACCGTGATGCTGAGGAACCCGTCTCTGCTCCACCCGATGAACGTCTTCATCCTCAGCCTGGCCGTGTCTGACCTCATGATAGGCCTGTGCGGCTCCTTGGTCGTCACCATCACCAACTACAAAGGCCATTTCTTCATTGGCCACACGGCCTGTGTGTTTCAAGGATTTGCAGTCAATTACTTTG GTTTGGTTTCTCTCTGCACTCTGACCCTGCTCGCCTACGAGCGCTACATCGTGGTGTGTAAACCAAGAGCTGGTTTTAAGCTGAGCATGCGGAGAAGCGTCAACGGACTCGTATGCGTGTGGGTCTACTGCTTGTTTTGGGCCGTGGCTCCGCTGTTTGGCTGGAGCTCCTACGGACCCGAGGGAGTCCAGACCTCCTGCTCTCTGGCCTGGGAGGAAAGATCGTGGAGCAACTACAGCTATCTCATCCTCTACACCCTCCTCTGCTTCATTTTCCCCGTCACAGTCATCATCTACTGTTACTCCAAAGTGCTCAAATCCATGGATAAG CTGAACAGGAGTGTGGAGCTCCAGGGTGGGCGTTCCCGCCACTTGGAGAACGATCACGCCATCAATATGATCCTGGCCATGAttgtatctttttttgtttgctggcTGCCCTACACGGCGCTGTCAGTGGTCGTGGTTGTGGACCCTGAGCTCTACATCCCTCCGCTGCTTGCAACCATGCCCATGTACTTTGCCAAGACCAGCCCTGTCTATAATCCCATCATCTACTTCCTCTCCAACAAACAG TTCCGCGATTCCACCCTGGAGGTGCTGTCGTGTGGACGATACATTCCCCATGGACCCACTAGTGTCAGCATCAACATGCATACCTTGAACAGGAGGAGCCATGTGATCCCCTTAAACAGGAACATCAGCATGCAATGCAGGGTTTTGCCTCTGTGA
- the nt5dc3 gene encoding 5'-nucleotidase domain-containing protein 3 produces the protein MAPLSLSLSSLLRHGECLHRTAVFCSVLQGSHQRPCSSSSRSWRRSFGSVPLGVGRLLSRQQQLLHGASVCRSSSSSNGQDMTERLWSVYNQTKKQTQDMIPAICANSVNPNTIFANNEMSLRDIEIYGFDYDYTLAFYSSHLHTLIFNIARDILITNHRYPEALRKYEYIPNFAVRGLHYDVQKALLMKIDAFHYIQQGTVYRGLHPVSDEEVIAMYEGCHVPLEIMSDFYGKSSHGQTMKQFMDIFSLPEMTLLSCVNDFFMRHNIDYEPVHLYKDVKEAIRDVHVKGIMYRAVEADIDKYICYGEQSHAVLKKLSESGKKMFLITNSPFDFVDRGMSFIVGKDWRDLFDVVIVQADKPSFFNDRRKPFRRVTDQGALLWDRIHKLEKGQIYKQGNLYEFLRLTGWRGSKVLYFGDHIYSDLADLTLKHGWRTGAIIPELRKEIKIMNTEQYVHMMTWLQALTGLIEQMQVHRDPASQAVVEEWIREREAMRPQTKDSFNPQFGSLFRTYHNPTYFSRRLSRFADIYMASISCLLNYDFQHTFFPRRNPLQHESPFWPEDILKV, from the exons ATGGCGcccctgtccctgtccctgtctTCCCTCCTCAGACACGGGGAGTGTCTCCACAGGACCGCCGTCTTCTGTAGCGTCCTGCAGGGCTCACACCAGCggccctgctcctccagctcccgcTCATGGAGACGGAGTTTCGGTTCGGTCCCGCTCGGAGTCGGTCGGCTCCTgtcacggcagcagcagctgctgcacggAGCCTCAGTGTGTcgcagcagctcctcttcaAACGGGCAGGACATGACGGAGAGACTGTGGTCTGTTTACAATCAGACCAAGAAGCAGACGCAAG atATGATCCCAGCCATTTGCGCCAACTCCGTCAACCCCAACACCATTTTTGCAAACAACGAGATGAGCCTGCGAGACATCGAGATCTACGGCTTCGACTATGACTATACCCTCGCCTTCTACTCCAGCCACCTCCACACCCTGATTTTCAACATAGCCCGGGACATTCTAATCACTAACCACAGG TATCCAGAGGCTCTGCGGAAGTATGAGTATATTCCAAATTTTGCAGTGAGAGGACTTCACTATGATGTGCAAAAG GCGCTGCTGATGAAGATAGATGCTTTTCACTACATCCAGCAGGGAACTGTATACAG GGGTCTTCATCCAGTTTCTGATGAGGAAGTAATTGCCATGTATGAAGGTTGTCACGTACCTCTAGAGATCATGAGCGACTTCTATGGAAAG AGCTCCCACGGCCAAACCATGAAACAGTTCATGGACATCTTCTCCCTGCCTGAGATGACCCTCCTGTCCTGCGTCAATGACTTCTTCATGAGGCACAACATCGACTACGAGCCAGTCCATCTCTACAAAGACGTGAAG gAAGCCATTAGAGATGTTCACGTCAAGGGCATTATGTACCGAGCTGTGGAGGCAGATATTG ATAAATACATTTGCTATGGTGAGCAAAGCCATGCTGTGCTGAAGAAGCTGTCAGAGAGTGGAAAGAAAATGTTCCTCATCACCAACAGTCCTTTTGACTTTGT GGACCGAGGAATGAGCTTCATTGTAGGGAAGGACTGGAGGGACCTGTTTGATGTTGTTATTGTTCAGGCCGACAAACCCAGTTTCTTCAACGACAGGAGAAA ACCTTTCAGGCGAGTGACAGACCAAGGCGCGTTGCTGTGGGACAGGATTCACAAACTGGAAAAAGGGCAGATCTACAAACAG GGAAACCTTTATGAGTTCCTGAGACTCACCGGCTGGAGAGGATCCAAAGTGCTGTACTTTGGTGATCACATCTACAGCGACTTGGCA GACCTAACACTGAAACACGGCTGGAGAACAGGTGCCATCATCCCTGAGCTGAGGAAAGAGATCAAGATAATGAACACGGAGCAGTATGTGCACATGATGACCTGGTTACAGGCACTGACTGGACTCATTGAGCAGATGCAG GTGCACAGGGATCCCGCATCTCAAGCTGTCGTTGAGGAGTGgatcagagaaagagaggccaTGAG GCCACAGACGAAGGACAGCTTCAACCCCCAGTTTGGGAGTCTTTTCCGCACTTACCACAACCCCACGTACTTCTCACGCCGACTGTCGCGCTTTGCCGACATCTACATGGCCTCCATCAGCTGCCTGCTCAACTACGACTTCCAGCACACCTTCTTCCCCCGCCGTAATCCTCTGCAGCACGAGTCCCCCTTCTGGCCTGAGGACATCCTGAAGGTCTGA